GACGCTATTGAATCTGGGTTAGTAAAAACTCCTCGGGTAGTAATTAGAGATGATGCTCATCCTGATGCCAAGACATACAAATCAAGATTGTATCATATTTATAATGATGAAGAAGTAAAGACAGATCTAAACCGTTCTGCAAAGCCAGAAGAACCGCTACCAGACCTCGTGGTTAACGCTTATTATCTGCTTGGATACGATTGGAGAGAGACACTAAGGGCTTGGAAAGAATCGGGACAAACAGTTCCTCCCGTAATGATAACAGTTTGTAATCGCACAGAGACTGCAGCCAGAGTTAAGCATGCGTTTGATTATCGAAAAGTACACATAAATGAGCTGTGTGAGACTCAGAGAATACTTCATATCGACTCAAAAGTGCTTGCTATGGCAGAATCCCAGGATGTAATAACAATTGGTGCTGAGGATTTTGCTGATAATGAGGAACAAGCTGATGATGTTATAGCTACTCCCAAATACTCAAAAAAAGTGCAAGCTGAACTACTTAGGAAACAAGTAGATACGGTTGGACAGTTAGATAAAAATGGCAAATCATTACCTGGAACATACATCCAAAACGTTATCTCAGTGGGCATGCTTTCAGAAGGATGGGATGCAAAAACAGTAACACATATCATGGGGTTGCGAGCCTTTTCCAGTCAGCTATTATGTGAACAGGTAGTTGGTAGAGGTTTACGTAGAACTACTTATGATGTTGACCCCGTTACCGGGTTATTTGAACCTGAATATGTGAACATCTTTGGCGTGCCATTCACTTTTTTACCCCACGAAGGAGGAGAAGGGGGACCTCCACCGCCACCTAAACCCAAGACGATGATCATACCAATAGACGATAAATCCGAGTTCTGCTTATCATGGCCGAATATAGTCCGCATCGATAGAGTCTATCAACCAGGTTTGTCTCTCGATTGGGATCGAGTTAATCAATTAGAGTTAGATTCCTATGCGATTCGACAGATAGCAGCTTTGGCACCAATTGTTGATGGAAAACCGGACGTGACAAAAATAACTGAGATAGATTTGGAACATCTTGCAAGTGAGTTTAGAACGCAACGAATTGTATTTGAAGCAGCGAGGGATAATTATCACTTGATGGGATCTAATTGGAAAGGTAATAAAGAGTATTTGTTAGCGCAGCTTGTTCGATTAGTTGAAGAATTTATAGCTTCTGATTGCATTGTAGTTGACCCTCCAATATTTAATCTGGATGATTTGCGTAGAAGACTGGTAATTACCCTTAACATGAGCAAAGTGATTCAGCATATCAGTGATGCGATTAGGTATTCCAATACTGAACGTTTAGAGCCAATATTTGATAGAGATCATCCGGTACTTTCTACATCTGATATGCCAGTCTGGTACACCAGCAAACCATGCGAATACACAGCGAAATCGCATATTAACTATGTGGTATTGGATAGTACATGGGAATCTTCAGAGGCTTTTCATCTCGATCATAATCCGGAGATTGATGCCTGGGTCAAAAATGATCATTTGAACTTTGAAATTCTCTATATTTACAAAGGTGTTGTCAAGAAGTATCGCCCCGACTTCATCATCAGAAAGAAATCTGGTGAGATGTGTATTTTGGAAACGAAAGGTCAAGAGACTGAACAGGATAGAGTAAAAAAACGCTACCTACAAGAATGGATCGATGCTGTTAACCAGCATGGTGGGTTTGGAAAATGGGGAATTATGCAGTCACAATATCTTAGAGTCTGAGAGAGATGATATGGAAATCAAACAAATTCAGTTAACTGATCCCAGGCATGTACCCAATCTAAGCCCTGAAATTATTATTTGCAAGGGTAAGGCCGCCGCAGTTTGTCTTCAAAATGTTGGTAAGCAAACAGGAGTTGAACTACAAGTCACTGGAAGCATAGTGAATACTATCGGCTTGAATTGGTTTGAATTGGCTGAATGTGATTTTAATAGTTACGCAGATTCACAAGAGACCACTGAATGGGGAGCCGAAGCTATCGCATTCATCGTTGTAAATGAATTCACAGAATACCAAGTTATTAAAAGATCATATAAAGGAACTGGATTTGATTACATGCTCGCCGACAAAGAATGCAAACTGTTTCAGGGTACTCAGGCTAAGTTGGAAGTATCAGGTATTCAAAACTTAAAGAATCCATCAGATTTGAAATCGAGGGTTAACCAAAAAGTCACTCAAGCATCACAAAAATTTAAGAATCTACCGGTTCTTGTTATTGTAACAGCTTTCTCTACACCCAAGGCGGAGGTGTCTCATGTTGCAGGTAATTGAAAAAATACATGATGAAGCGATGGAAATTATTGATAAATCACATATTGCGACTCTTAGTGGGGATATCGAGCTTGCCAAGCAACTAAAATTACAAGCTTATGAAAAAGAGAAAGAAGCAGCTAATTGTTTGTTAAATGATTACATTGAGCCTTCAAGATCGATTCTTTTTAGAAGCGCTGCAAGCTTAGCTTACGATTTAGGATTGTTTGGAGAAGCTGAGAAACTAGCTTGTATGGGTCTTATAGGCTTCCCTCCTGAATGGGTTGCTGATGAACTTCGGGATTTATATGAGAACATCAATCAAGGTAGGCATTTGGATATTAAAGGATCTCGCCTTTCTGACGAAGAATTTCAGATGTCTCTAACGGGGAATGATGTCGGATATGGTTTTGCAAGATTTGAAGATTATTTACCGCGTGCAGAAGCGATTTCGAAACTTATACAACGAACAGCTCAAAGAAAATCTCAAAATGGAGAATTTACCAAAAGAATCCCCAAATCTATTATCGATGGTTTCACTCCTTACATATCAGTCCCACGAGCCGCTAGTTTTGCAGTGACATTCAAGATTGCTGTTCCCGGAGAACAGATTGTCCTCTTTGAAGCTGTCCCCAAAAAGGATATTATCAAGGAAGTTCTTGAGTGTATTGAACTACTGGAAAATAATAAAGTGGAAGAACTGAGAACCAAAATTGACTCCAAAGAATATTATGATAATTTCGTCGGTATTTGTGATAATCTGCTTCCAGATGGTGACAGTATCAAGACCGTCGGTTTTACATATTCATCAGATTCAGGTGAAAAACGCGTTGTAGTTAAAACTGTAAAAGAGAAACTTGAGGTTTCAACAGAACTACCGACTTCTGGTTCTAACAATCTACTTGATGGAATAAAAAACGGCGAAGAGGTCACTATTCGTGGTATCTTAGAAGTAGCTGATAAAAGTAAAGACAAACCAGAGATCCAGATTAACTGCAATGATGTTCTTTACCGGGTTCGTGTACCAGAAGGACAGATTGACGATGTTGTTCGCCCATTATGGGATAAAACTGTTATACTTAAAGGGAAAAAATACTCCAAAACCATTATTGATCTTGAGAAAATTCAGGAATACGTCAATGAGTAGAGTAGTTAATAGTGTTATTGGAATAGATATCTGGATTTATCACAGTTCAATGATAGGGTAATGGAGATCTTATGTATACTGATTTAGAACTATTTATCCCAGAAAAAGAAAAACAATTGAAAGGTAATTTTCTCGAGTATGTCGCAAAATGCATTTTAGAAAGTTACGGATATCTTGTTACGCAGCAGGTGAGATTAACCGGCATGGAAATAGATTTAATTGCCAAGAGCGAGGTTACGCATGAGGATATTTTTGTTGAATGTAAGTTCCATGCGGATGCTATACAGTCTGCAGATATCGACAAATTTATAGGCAAATGTGTTCGGCAAAAAATCAAAACAGGTCTTTTTGTCCATACATCTTCACTTGGTAAAGAAGCAAAGGGAATCGAATATGAAATGGAGCGAGAGCAGAACCCTTCTATAAAGGTTCTGTTTTGGAACCGAGAAAAAATTCTTAAAGGGCTCCAAAACACATATAGAGATATTTTACGAGACACAAATAATGCTAATAATTGCAATTACATCATGGGCATTGGAGAAGATCGTATACCTTTTATCTTTTATATTGATACTAATGACCAATCGAAAAGCATTATTAAGGTCATCAGAAATAGTCAGTCACAACCTCTGGATGTTATTCAATCGTTAATACTGACAAATGCAAAGTATAGTGGTTATACCATAATCGAGCATAGCCATGATATTCATCAATCCCAAGTTTCAGATTTGGTAGGAAGTTCTGTGAGGGATACAGTAGTACAAATCATACCGGCTGACGACATTTTTGATTACAGGCCATCAAAACCCATTGACTTTGTTGGAAGATCTGACCTATTAGACCAGTTCAAGAGCTTTTTTGCAGATGTTCAAAATAAAAAAACACAAACTAGATTGATTAGTCTGGAAGGTCCTTCTGGTTATGGGAAATCTTCATTTCTTCTGAAGTTAGCAGATGAGCTTAGCAAAAACAAGAAATGGCGATGTAATTGTTATACATACCTCGTAGATTGTCGATCTGCTACAACTGGTCAATTTGTTACAGCAGCATTAATAGAAGCCATAAAAGAGGCATCACGTACAGATTTTTTACAAGACCCAATCAATTACGAAAGCATTGTTTCTTCTCCTGATTTTCTTACTTCTGCTGGAATGCAATCTGTCTTAGATGAGTTAAACCAAAAAGGAAAAGTCTTCGTATTGTTTTTCGACCAGTTTGAAGAGATTTTAACCAAGCTTTCGTTAAATCCAGTGTTTCTTAATTTGCAGAGATTATTCCGAGAAGTTACTGCTACAGAGTGCAATATAATAATAGGATTCTCATTTAGAAGCCATATTTATTTTCAGGAGACTAATGAAGCCTACTATTTATTTAGAAGTACTGAGGATTACAGAAAAAAGTTCGAAATAGGGAACTTCAAGTCAAGTGATGTTCGATCTCTTATTAAGCAGTTTGAGAAAACGAAGTTTAAAGTGAATCCGCCCATAAAGCGCCGTATCGAAGAGCAATCTCAAGGGCTTCCTTGGCTTCTTCGAAAACTCTGCATTCATGTTTTTAAACATCTCCAAAGTCGAAATCAGTCAGAATTTATGACTGCAAACATGGATATTCAATTCTTGTTTGAAGCAGATTTAGAAAAGTTGTCTAAAGGTGAGAATCTCTGTCTTCGATATATAGCTAACAACTCACCAGTAGGATTTGACCATGTCATAGAAAACTATGGAGAAGATAACATATCCCGACTTCAACTGCAACGACTTATCATAAAAACAGGTACAAACTGCACTATTTACTGGGACGTTTTTAAAGAATATCTACTGACAGGAAAAACTCCTGTGATTCCATTTTCTTCAATACCACAATGCGAAATAACAATGCTCTTGAAAGCTATAAGGAATTTTCTGCCGGATAAGAAGCTGACTAACGCTTCTTTGTGTCAATTGACAAATTATAGCAATAAAACTGTAATGAACGTGTTGGCTGATCTGTTAACGCTCGAAATAATTGTAAAAGACAAATCGAGGTTCAAGCTATCTAATACATCCTCATTCCAGTCTGATCAAGAAATATCAAATCACCTAAAAGCAATATTATCAAAACACTATATAGTTATCAAGATGCAAAAACAGCTTAATGAGACTAGCAAAATCTCAACTAATAAAATAATGGAATTGATCGAGCAATCGTACGCATATGGCGCAGTAAACAAAGATACCTCAAGAACTTATACAAAGAGGTTTATTAAGTATCTTGAATACTCAGGATTGTTTATTGTTGATGGAACCGTTGTTCTAGTTAACCACACTAATAGAATCGATTATTCATTGTTTTACACTCCAAACAAGAGGGGGCTTGGAGTTTTATCAGGTTCTCCCAAAAAGGCTCTAAGATTATGCAATGAGATTCAACAA
The window above is part of the Candidatus Cloacimonadaceae bacterium genome. Proteins encoded here:
- a CDS encoding DEAD/DEAH box helicase family protein translates to MPQTTIDRLIVNNPYEEPQYYWKYDPPTRLFDLAEGRRPAGYVVASERSKAYDDPGIFVEIPLVNQIRPRIKAWRENGYQGVTGITKRLLTYWYDPEEFESRRFFFCQLEAIETLIWLTEAPSSERTGLEIPDDGGLFQRICSKMATGSGKTVVMAMLIAWQILNKITSPQDRRFSKYVLVMAPGLTVKNRLSVLETSSEDNYYEKFRIVPAALYDKLRQGKVQIRNWHALAWDSEEQIQKRRSVDKRGAKSDEAYVRETLGEMSNARNILVINDEAHHAWRLNTTAEGKYLRSRDMKDSAEEATVWIGGLDRIHRTRNILCCYDFSATPFTPSGKKNSDESLFGWIVSDFGLNDAIESGLVKTPRVVIRDDAHPDAKTYKSRLYHIYNDEEVKTDLNRSAKPEEPLPDLVVNAYYLLGYDWRETLRAWKESGQTVPPVMITVCNRTETAARVKHAFDYRKVHINELCETQRILHIDSKVLAMAESQDVITIGAEDFADNEEQADDVIATPKYSKKVQAELLRKQVDTVGQLDKNGKSLPGTYIQNVISVGMLSEGWDAKTVTHIMGLRAFSSQLLCEQVVGRGLRRTTYDVDPVTGLFEPEYVNIFGVPFTFLPHEGGEGGPPPPPKPKTMIIPIDDKSEFCLSWPNIVRIDRVYQPGLSLDWDRVNQLELDSYAIRQIAALAPIVDGKPDVTKITEIDLEHLASEFRTQRIVFEAARDNYHLMGSNWKGNKEYLLAQLVRLVEEFIASDCIVVDPPIFNLDDLRRRLVITLNMSKVIQHISDAIRYSNTERLEPIFDRDHPVLSTSDMPVWYTSKPCEYTAKSHINYVVLDSTWESSEAFHLDHNPEIDAWVKNDHLNFEILYIYKGVVKKYRPDFIIRKKSGEMCILETKGQETEQDRVKKRYLQEWIDAVNQHGGFGKWGIMQSQYLRV
- a CDS encoding restriction endonuclease; this encodes MYTDLELFIPEKEKQLKGNFLEYVAKCILESYGYLVTQQVRLTGMEIDLIAKSEVTHEDIFVECKFHADAIQSADIDKFIGKCVRQKIKTGLFVHTSSLGKEAKGIEYEMEREQNPSIKVLFWNREKILKGLQNTYRDILRDTNNANNCNYIMGIGEDRIPFIFYIDTNDQSKSIIKVIRNSQSQPLDVIQSLILTNAKYSGYTIIEHSHDIHQSQVSDLVGSSVRDTVVQIIPADDIFDYRPSKPIDFVGRSDLLDQFKSFFADVQNKKTQTRLISLEGPSGYGKSSFLLKLADELSKNKKWRCNCYTYLVDCRSATTGQFVTAALIEAIKEASRTDFLQDPINYESIVSSPDFLTSAGMQSVLDELNQKGKVFVLFFDQFEEILTKLSLNPVFLNLQRLFREVTATECNIIIGFSFRSHIYFQETNEAYYLFRSTEDYRKKFEIGNFKSSDVRSLIKQFEKTKFKVNPPIKRRIEEQSQGLPWLLRKLCIHVFKHLQSRNQSEFMTANMDIQFLFEADLEKLSKGENLCLRYIANNSPVGFDHVIENYGEDNISRLQLQRLIIKTGTNCTIYWDVFKEYLLTGKTPVIPFSSIPQCEITMLLKAIRNFLPDKKLTNASLCQLTNYSNKTVMNVLADLLTLEIIVKDKSRFKLSNTSSFQSDQEISNHLKAILSKHYIVIKMQKQLNETSKISTNKIMELIEQSYAYGAVNKDTSRTYTKRFIKYLEYSGLFIVDGTVVLVNHTNRIDYSLFYTPNKRGLGVLSGSPKKALRLCNEIQQSGSCRKNIEGYRNTMNDLNTLGIIDFQRDTIYFRTSFVTSLEELGSIEKAIESQIKQNAFVVSIIEIVLNGTADPQLIYGLLKRKHDLNWSQSSIKRNVCTALRWVNFYGIL